A section of the Paracoccaceae bacterium genome encodes:
- a CDS encoding phosphopyruvate hydratase produces MSTIIDILAREILDSRGNPTVEVDVILEDGTMGRAAVPSGASTGAHEAVELRDGDKARYKGKGVLKAVAGVNGELAEALVGFDATEQEAIDGAMIELDGTPNKARLGANAMLGVSLAVAKAAADFTAQPLYRYVGGTSARTLPVPMMNILNGGEHADNPIDIQEFMIVPVGAESLSDAVRMGSEVFHTLKGELSAAGLSTRIGDEGGFAPDISSSRAALDFILKAVEKAGYTPGDDMMLALDCAATEYFRDGKYEMRGEELSLTPDENVAYLQALVADYPIFSIEDGASEDDWDGWATMTEVLGETTQLVGDDLFVTNPERLAQGIEARTANSLLVKVNQIGTLSETLRAVDMAHRNRMTCVMSHRSGETEDATIADLAVATNCGQIKTGSLARSDRLAKYNQLIRIEELLEDTAIYAGRSILRQT; encoded by the coding sequence ATGTCCACGATTATCGACATCCTCGCCCGTGAAATCCTCGACAGCCGGGGCAATCCAACGGTCGAGGTCGACGTGATCCTTGAAGATGGCACCATGGGGCGGGCCGCCGTTCCATCTGGCGCGTCGACCGGCGCGCATGAAGCGGTCGAGCTACGCGATGGCGACAAGGCGCGCTATAAGGGCAAGGGCGTTTTGAAGGCCGTGGCAGGCGTGAATGGTGAGTTGGCCGAGGCACTGGTGGGTTTCGACGCGACCGAACAGGAAGCCATCGACGGCGCGATGATCGAGCTGGACGGAACCCCGAACAAGGCGCGTCTGGGGGCAAACGCCATGTTGGGGGTCAGCCTTGCGGTTGCCAAAGCGGCGGCAGATTTCACCGCGCAACCGCTTTACCGCTATGTCGGGGGCACCTCGGCACGCACTCTGCCGGTGCCGATGATGAATATCCTGAACGGCGGCGAACATGCTGACAATCCGATTGATATCCAGGAATTCATGATCGTCCCCGTCGGGGCGGAAAGCCTGTCGGACGCCGTGCGCATGGGGTCCGAGGTGTTCCACACGCTGAAAGGCGAATTATCCGCCGCTGGCCTGTCCACCAGGATCGGCGACGAAGGTGGGTTTGCGCCCGATATCTCGTCCAGCCGCGCGGCGCTGGATTTCATCCTGAAGGCCGTCGAAAAAGCGGGCTATACGCCGGGTGACGACATGATGCTGGCGCTGGACTGTGCCGCGACCGAGTATTTCCGCGATGGCAAATATGAGATGAGGGGAGAGGAGTTGAGCCTTACCCCGGACGAGAATGTCGCCTATCTTCAGGCACTGGTGGCGGATTATCCGATCTTTTCCATTGAAGATGGTGCATCCGAAGATGACTGGGACGGCTGGGCCACGATGACCGAGGTTCTGGGTGAAACAACGCAGCTGGTCGGCGACGACCTGTTCGTGACCAACCCCGAACGCCTGGCCCAGGGGATCGAGGCGCGAACCGCCAATTCGCTGCTAGTTAAGGTGAACCAGATCGGCACGCTGTCCGAAACCCTGCGCGCCGTGGACATGGCGCACCGCAACCGGATGACCTGCGTGATGAGCCACCGTTCGGGCGAGACCGAGGATGCGACCATCGCAGACCTTGCCGTGGCCACGAACTGCGGACAGATCAAGACCGGATCGCTGGCACGCTCCGACCGGCTGGCCAAGTACAATCAGCTGATCCGGATTGAGGAGCTTCTGGAAGACACGGCAATCTATGCGGGCCGTTCAATCCTGCGGCAAACCTGA
- a CDS encoding transcriptional repressor, with product MAPALPDADDTIAARCAAAGLRMTGQRRIIASVLEGSDDHPDAEELYARAAAQDPRISLATVYRTVKLFEEAGILEKVEFGDGRARYEDAERAHHDHLFDLATGQVIEFVDPEIEVLQEKIAAKLGYTLKGHRLELYGVKK from the coding sequence ATGGCCCCTGCCCTGCCCGACGCCGATGATACAATCGCAGCCCGCTGCGCTGCCGCAGGTCTGCGTATGACCGGCCAGCGGCGCATCATCGCCTCGGTACTGGAAGGGTCCGACGATCACCCCGACGCGGAAGAACTCTATGCCCGCGCCGCAGCGCAGGATCCGCGCATCTCGCTGGCGACGGTGTATCGGACGGTCAAGCTGTTCGAAGAGGCCGGGATACTTGAGAAGGTCGAATTCGGCGACGGGCGCGCACGTTATGAAGATGCCGAGCGTGCGCACCACGATCACCTGTTTGATCTGGCAACCGGACAGGTCATCGAATTTGTCGATCCCGAGATTGAGGTGCTTCAGGAAAAAATCGCCGCCAAACTGGGCTATACGCTGAAAGGTCATCGGCTAGAGCTGTACGGCGTCAAGAAATAG
- a CDS encoding PhzF family phenazine biosynthesis isomerase yields the protein MSDYLIYDVFTDRAFRGNPLAIVTDATALPDAQLQVIAREFNLSETVFLYPPENPDHTARARIFTPVSELPFAGHPTIGTAIALAAMGRGNHLTLELGVGPIACVVNGDVASFTSTVPLDVGAAVDPALMAACIGLAPDAIRSDTHAPTMAGVGLPFAFAQLSGMEALRAARPVTDAFQTCARTYPVRDDFFSAMVYVRQGDALFARMFAPLSNIPEDPATGSASAALACYLAELAGESKVFDITQGVEMGRPSSIGVKVTVSDGKARSFVVSGQAVKVMEGRLCF from the coding sequence ATGTCCGATTACCTGATCTATGACGTTTTCACCGACCGCGCCTTTCGCGGCAATCCGCTGGCCATCGTCACCGATGCAACGGCCCTGCCGGATGCGCAGCTTCAAGTGATCGCGCGTGAATTCAACCTGTCCGAGACGGTGTTCCTCTATCCGCCCGAAAACCCTGACCACACCGCACGCGCCCGCATTTTCACCCCGGTGAGCGAGCTGCCCTTCGCGGGCCACCCGACGATTGGCACCGCCATCGCACTGGCGGCGATGGGGCGCGGAAACCATCTGACGCTGGAGTTGGGGGTCGGGCCGATTGCCTGTGTCGTGAATGGGGATGTGGCCAGCTTCACCTCGACCGTACCGCTGGATGTTGGGGCCGCCGTCGACCCGGCGCTGATGGCCGCTTGCATCGGCCTTGCGCCGGATGCGATTCGGTCTGACACGCATGCGCCGACCATGGCCGGTGTCGGCCTGCCGTTCGCCTTTGCCCAGTTGTCGGGGATGGAGGCCCTGCGCGCCGCGCGTCCCGTCACCGATGCTTTTCAGACCTGTGCGCGGACCTATCCGGTGCGCGACGATTTCTTTTCGGCCATGGTCTATGTACGCCAGGGCGACGCACTGTTCGCGCGGATGTTTGCGCCGCTGTCCAATATCCCCGAAGATCCGGCGACTGGCAGCGCCTCGGCCGCGCTGGCCTGCTATCTGGCCGAGTTGGCGGGCGAATCGAAGGTGTTTGACATCACCCAGGGCGTGGAAATGGGGCGTCCGTCATCAATCGGGGTCAAAGTCACCGTTTCTGATGGAAAGGCGCGCAGTTTCGTCGTGTCCGGCCAGGCCGTGAAGGTGATGGAGGGGCGCTTGTGCTTTTAG
- a CDS encoding YihY family inner membrane protein, which produces MGRGRNATAPHRIPLRGWFNIGLRLWKRLRSDRIGLIAAGVAFYGLLALFPGIAACAALAALWTDPAIIVSEITKIGALLPDAAATIVIDQATGVAGSQTGGLGLTAIIGFLIAFWSVSRGVRSLIDGLNIAYQEVERRSFIRLYLTTFALTLWLIIGFIMAVALATVIPAVLAYAHLGDEFEATIAQLRWVVMLVFTILGLELFYRIGPCRRAADWRWLTPGALLATALWLAGSAVFTWYVSNFTSYQESFGALGGVIILLIWLWLSAFVILFGAEVDAEIEAQTAVDSTVGPDRPIGKRGAVKADQLGSVKKP; this is translated from the coding sequence ATCGGACGTGGCCGCAACGCCACCGCGCCGCATCGGATACCGCTGCGCGGTTGGTTCAACATCGGGCTGCGCCTGTGGAAGCGGTTGCGAAGCGACCGGATCGGCCTGATCGCAGCCGGTGTGGCCTTCTATGGTCTGCTGGCGCTGTTTCCGGGCATCGCCGCCTGCGCCGCACTGGCCGCGCTGTGGACCGACCCGGCCATCATCGTCTCAGAGATCACCAAAATCGGCGCGCTGCTGCCAGACGCCGCCGCCACCATCGTCATTGACCAGGCAACCGGGGTTGCCGGCAGTCAGACCGGCGGGCTGGGACTGACCGCGATCATCGGTTTTCTGATTGCGTTCTGGTCCGTTTCTCGCGGGGTGCGCAGCCTGATTGACGGGCTGAACATCGCCTATCAGGAGGTTGAGCGGCGCAGCTTCATCCGCCTTTACCTGACCACTTTCGCGCTGACCCTGTGGCTGATCATCGGCTTTATCATGGCCGTCGCTCTGGCCACCGTGATCCCGGCGGTGTTGGCCTATGCGCATCTGGGTGATGAGTTCGAGGCCACGATAGCACAGCTGCGCTGGGTGGTGATGCTGGTGTTCACCATTCTGGGGCTGGAACTGTTCTATCGCATCGGCCCGTGTCGGCGCGCGGCGGACTGGCGTTGGCTGACACCCGGCGCGCTGCTTGCGACGGCGCTGTGGCTGGCAGGATCGGCGGTGTTCACCTGGTATGTGTCGAATTTCACCAGCTATCAGGAAAGTTTCGGCGCGCTTGGCGGGGTCATCATCCTGTTGATCTGGCTGTGGCTGTCGGCCTTCGTGATCCTGTTCGGGGCCGAGGTTGACGCCGAAATCGAAGCGCAAACTGCCGTGGACAGCACCGTCGGGCCGGATCGTCCGATTGGAAAGCGCGGCGCGGTCAAGGCCGACCAATTGGGATCTGTGAAGAAGCCTTAA
- a CDS encoding sodium:proton antiporter has protein sequence MTFLQIAALLIVLAGLFGSVNYFFLKLPSSIGILVVALAASLGIMGLDLVMPSLGVADQVRGFVRGIEFSEALLEGMLGLLLFAGALHVKLSDLQKQWGVVALMATMGVALSTVIVGFGFSWLTGMPLMVALVFGALISPTDPVAVLGVLREANLQKSLETKIAGESLFNDGVGYVVFLVLVGLAFPHGDDHGSGLSGAAQLFLQEALGGALLGIVLGWLTFRLMRRIDDYALEVLLTLGLAFGGYELAVWLHVSAPIMAVCAGLLIGDIGAKHGMSEQTRQYVEGFWILIDEILNAVLFLLIGFEVFAVAFSADLATAGFFAIALALFGRFAAVLVPVSLLRPLREFTPGTVRIMTWGGLKGGISVALALSLPEGDWKPLILTATYMVVLFSIIIQGLTVAPLARRIGREPDLV, from the coding sequence ATGACATTCCTGCAAATCGCCGCACTTCTGATCGTGCTCGCCGGGCTGTTCGGGTCGGTGAATTACTTCTTCCTCAAGCTGCCATCGTCCATCGGAATTCTGGTGGTCGCGCTGGCGGCCTCGCTTGGGATCATGGGGCTGGATCTGGTTATGCCATCGCTTGGCGTGGCCGATCAGGTGCGTGGTTTCGTGCGCGGCATCGAATTTTCTGAGGCGCTGCTGGAGGGCATGCTGGGGCTGTTGCTGTTCGCGGGTGCGCTGCATGTGAAGCTGTCGGATTTGCAAAAGCAGTGGGGCGTCGTGGCCCTGATGGCGACAATGGGCGTGGCGCTGTCGACGGTGATCGTCGGGTTCGGGTTTTCCTGGCTGACGGGGATGCCCCTGATGGTGGCGCTGGTGTTCGGGGCGCTGATCTCGCCCACCGACCCGGTCGCGGTGCTGGGCGTGTTGCGAGAGGCGAACCTGCAAAAATCGCTGGAAACCAAGATTGCCGGGGAAAGCCTGTTCAACGACGGGGTCGGCTATGTCGTGTTTCTGGTGCTGGTCGGTCTGGCGTTTCCCCATGGGGACGATCACGGCTCGGGCCTGTCGGGGGCCGCACAGCTGTTTCTGCAGGAGGCTTTGGGCGGCGCGCTTCTGGGCATTGTGCTGGGCTGGCTGACGTTCCGCCTGATGCGGCGGATCGACGATTACGCGCTGGAGGTTTTGCTGACGCTGGGCCTGGCCTTCGGCGGCTATGAACTGGCGGTCTGGCTGCATGTCTCGGCCCCGATCATGGCGGTTTGCGCGGGGCTTCTGATCGGCGATATCGGCGCGAAACATGGGATGAGCGAACAGACCCGCCAATATGTCGAAGGGTTCTGGATCCTGATTGACGAGATCCTGAACGCCGTGCTGTTCCTGCTGATCGGGTTCGAGGTCTTCGCCGTCGCCTTTTCCGCCGATCTGGCCACGGCCGGGTTCTTTGCCATCGCGCTGGCGCTGTTCGGGCGTTTTGCGGCGGTACTGGTCCCGGTCAGCCTGCTGCGCCCGCTGCGCGAATTCACGCCGGGAACCGTGCGGATCATGACCTGGGGCGGGCTGAAGGGCGGTATTTCGGTCGCGCTGGCGCTGTCCCTGCCCGAGGGGGACTGGAAACCGCTGATCCTGACCGCCACATACATGGTTGTGCTGTTCTCGATCATCATCCAGGGGCTGACGGTTGCCCCGCTGGCGCGTCGCATCGGGCGCGAACCCGATCTTGTCTGA
- the mazG gene encoding nucleoside triphosphate pyrophosphohydrolase, producing the protein MGDDLIRDRDGGMDRLRAIMAALRDPDAGCPWDIEQDFDSIAPYTLEEAYEVADAIAQKDWPGLSSELGDLLLQVVYHSQMAAEAGYFTLDDVVRGISDKMVDRHPHVFGDDSRDKSAEQQTKDWEAAKAAERGSAGVLDGVALALPALTRAGKLQKRAARVGFDWPTTGEVLDKLAEESLELVEAKEDLGPDEVAEEFGDLLFVMVNLARHLDVDPEEALRAANAKFTRRFASIEGALAEKGKTPAQSDLAEMDALWDAAKRAEKGRS; encoded by the coding sequence ATGGGTGATGACCTGATACGGGACCGGGATGGCGGCATGGACCGGTTGCGCGCGATCATGGCGGCGCTGCGCGACCCCGATGCAGGCTGTCCCTGGGATATCGAGCAGGATTTCGACTCGATTGCGCCCTATACGCTTGAGGAGGCGTATGAGGTTGCCGATGCGATTGCCCAGAAGGATTGGCCCGGCCTGTCGAGCGAACTGGGCGATCTGCTGCTTCAGGTCGTCTATCACAGCCAGATGGCTGCAGAGGCTGGGTATTTCACGCTGGACGATGTGGTGCGCGGGATTTCCGACAAGATGGTTGACCGGCACCCGCATGTGTTCGGCGATGACAGCCGAGACAAGTCGGCAGAACAGCAGACGAAGGATTGGGAGGCTGCGAAAGCCGCCGAGCGCGGCTCGGCGGGCGTTCTGGATGGCGTCGCGCTGGCCCTGCCTGCGCTGACCCGTGCAGGAAAGCTGCAGAAACGCGCCGCGCGGGTCGGGTTCGACTGGCCGACGACCGGAGAGGTGCTCGACAAATTGGCCGAAGAATCGCTCGAACTGGTCGAGGCGAAAGAGGATCTGGGGCCGGATGAGGTGGCCGAGGAATTTGGCGATCTGCTGTTTGTCATGGTCAACCTGGCGCGCCATCTGGACGTCGACCCTGAGGAGGCGTTGCGCGCCGCCAACGCCAAATTCACCCGCCGCTTTGCCAGTATCGAGGGCGCGCTGGCCGAAAAGGGCAAAACACCGGCGCAATCCGATCTGGCCGAAATGGACGCGCTGTGGGATGCGGCAAAACGGGCCGAGAAAGGCCGGTCATAG
- a CDS encoding amidohydrolase — protein sequence MPILNRIGDFAPQMAEWRQHLHAHPELSLECHQTAAFVVEKLREFGITDIHEGIATSGVVAIIEGQGEGPTIGLRADMDALPIVEATGVDYASQTPGVAHSCGHDGHTTMLLGAAKYLAETRNFKGRVALIFQPAEESVGGGRIMVEEGILDTFDIAQVYALHCDPEIDAGLISTTPGRIMAAVDDFFITVTGQGGHGAYPYEAVDPIPPALAMAQAFSTIVSRNVRAKDELVVSVTQISAGSATNVIPADVTIAGTVRTFDTGVQDMARRRMEEIVSGQAAAFGCTADLDYRMNYPATINDADKTAFATAVAREVVGDAATIADRLPDMGAEDFSYFLNERPGCYAFLGQGIGPFCHHPAFNFNDAVAPIGASYFARLVEKAQPL from the coding sequence ATGCCCATCCTCAACCGCATCGGAGATTTCGCGCCCCAGATGGCCGAATGGCGCCAGCATCTGCATGCGCACCCGGAGCTGAGCCTGGAGTGTCACCAGACAGCGGCCTTCGTGGTCGAAAAACTGCGTGAGTTTGGCATCACCGATATCCATGAAGGGATCGCGACCAGCGGTGTGGTGGCGATCATCGAAGGACAGGGCGAAGGCCCAACCATCGGACTGCGCGCCGATATGGACGCGCTGCCGATTGTCGAGGCGACGGGTGTGGATTATGCCAGCCAGACCCCCGGCGTCGCCCATTCCTGCGGCCATGACGGGCATACCACGATGCTGCTGGGGGCCGCGAAATACCTGGCCGAAACCCGTAACTTCAAGGGCCGCGTGGCGCTGATCTTCCAGCCCGCCGAGGAATCCGTCGGTGGTGGCCGCATCATGGTCGAGGAAGGCATCCTCGACACATTCGACATCGCTCAGGTCTATGCACTGCATTGCGATCCGGAAATTGACGCCGGGCTGATCTCGACCACGCCGGGGCGGATTATGGCGGCGGTGGATGATTTTTTTATCACCGTGACTGGGCAGGGCGGCCACGGTGCCTATCCTTACGAAGCGGTGGACCCGATCCCGCCCGCGCTGGCCATGGCGCAGGCGTTTTCCACCATCGTCAGCCGCAATGTGCGCGCCAAAGACGAACTGGTCGTGTCGGTCACGCAGATCAGCGCCGGATCGGCGACCAACGTGATCCCCGCTGATGTGACCATCGCGGGCACGGTGCGGACGTTTGACACCGGCGTGCAAGACATGGCGCGCCGCCGCATGGAGGAGATTGTGTCAGGTCAGGCGGCGGCCTTCGGCTGCACCGCTGACCTGGACTATCGCATGAATTACCCGGCAACGATAAATGACGCCGACAAAACCGCCTTCGCCACCGCCGTCGCGCGCGAGGTTGTCGGGGATGCGGCGACCATCGCCGATCGCTTACCCGATATGGGGGCCGAGGATTTTTCCTATTTCCTGAACGAACGCCCCGGCTGTTACGCATTTCTGGGGCAGGGCATCGGGCCGTTCTGCCACCACCCGGCGTTCAACTTCAACGACGCGGTGGCCCCGATCGGCGCGTCCTATTTCGCCCGCCTCGTCGAAAAGGCCCAACCGCTATGA
- a CDS encoding aminotransferase, whose protein sequence is MTDTNADLAALDAAHNLHPWNQMQGAPERRVIVKGDGLLLWDDQGNRYLDAVGGLWCTQIGLGRSEMAQTIADQAQRLAFSSTFVDMSNGPAARLVAKLAELAPGDLNRVHLTTGGSTALDSAFRMVAYAQAAMGRPDKTHVIARQHSYHGSTFAAMSLGMRDGDRAPEFRYLSDGISHIHAPHQYRLPEGCEGDLTDWLVAEFEAEIDRIGPDRVGAFFAEPIQASGGVLVPPDDYLARMKEVCDRHDILLVADEVVTAFGRLGHWFASKDVYGVIPDIICCAKGLSSGYQPIGALIFSDQIWDAMASEDRWYTSGFTYSGHPVACAAALKNIEIIEREGLLKNAVKMGALFQTALAPLADLPLVGDVRGKALIGCVEFVANKATKALLPDAVDIGHLIADAAEARGLMVRPIGHLNVMSPALTIDELQISFIAETLENVIKTVADDLTRQNITLD, encoded by the coding sequence ATGACTGACACAAATGCCGATCTTGCCGCGCTGGACGCGGCGCATAACCTGCACCCGTGGAACCAGATGCAAGGCGCGCCGGAACGCCGCGTGATCGTCAAGGGCGACGGGCTGCTGCTGTGGGATGATCAGGGCAATCGCTATCTGGATGCGGTCGGCGGGCTATGGTGCACGCAGATCGGGCTGGGCCGCAGCGAGATGGCCCAGACCATCGCCGATCAGGCGCAGCGGCTGGCGTTTTCGTCGACCTTCGTCGATATGTCGAATGGCCCCGCCGCACGTTTGGTGGCCAAACTGGCCGAACTGGCGCCGGGTGATCTGAACCGGGTTCACCTGACGACGGGGGGGTCCACCGCGCTCGATTCCGCCTTCCGCATGGTGGCTTATGCGCAGGCGGCGATGGGCCGGCCCGACAAGACCCATGTGATCGCGCGGCAGCATTCCTATCACGGATCCACCTTCGCGGCGATGTCGTTGGGGATGCGCGACGGCGACCGCGCGCCCGAGTTCCGCTATCTGAGCGATGGCATCAGCCACATCCACGCACCGCACCAGTACCGCCTGCCCGAGGGGTGCGAGGGCGATCTGACCGACTGGCTGGTGGCCGAGTTCGAGGCGGAGATCGACCGCATCGGGCCCGACCGCGTCGGCGCGTTCTTCGCCGAACCGATCCAGGCCTCCGGTGGCGTTCTGGTCCCGCCCGACGACTATCTGGCCCGCATGAAAGAGGTTTGTGATCGCCATGACATCCTGCTGGTCGCGGATGAGGTTGTGACCGCCTTTGGGCGGCTGGGGCATTGGTTCGCGAGTAAGGATGTCTATGGCGTGATCCCGGATATAATCTGCTGTGCCAAAGGGTTATCGAGCGGTTATCAACCGATAGGTGCACTGATATTCTCGGACCAGATTTGGGACGCGATGGCGTCTGAGGATCGTTGGTACACCTCGGGCTTCACCTATTCCGGCCATCCGGTGGCCTGCGCGGCAGCGCTGAAGAATATCGAGATTATCGAACGGGAAGGCCTGCTGAAAAACGCCGTGAAAATGGGCGCGCTGTTTCAGACCGCACTCGCCCCGCTGGCTGACCTGCCGCTGGTCGGGGATGTCCGTGGCAAAGCCCTGATCGGTTGCGTCGAATTCGTTGCCAACAAGGCCACCAAGGCGCTGCTGCCGGATGCGGTCGACATCGGCCACCTGATCGCCGACGCGGCCGAAGCGCGCGGCTTGATGGTCCGGCCCATCGGCCATCTGAATGTCATGTCCCCGGCGCTGACCATTGATGAGCTTCAGATCAGCTTCATCGCGGAAACACTTGAAAACGTGATAAAAACCGTGGCCGATGATCTGACCCGCCAGAACATTACACTCGACTAA
- the speB gene encoding agmatinase, producing MPNQPISGNDLARFAGPGTFMRLPQVGSAAGLDVAIVGIPMDHGTSWRSGTRFGPKEVRSESAMIRPYHIQTGAAPFDALQCADVGDVPINTFNLAESIRIITAFYDNLLTHDVKPVGIGGDHTITLPILRSIAKKHGPVALVHVDAHADVNDEMFGEKETHGTVFRRAYEENLISAEHVWQIGLRGTGYTAEDFTEAQGWGFNCVLAPEIWHKSLTPLAEKVRTAIGPERPVYLTYDIDSLDPAYAPGTGTPEIGGLTTPQAMELIRGLRGLNIVGADLVEVSPPYDTTGNTALTGANLLFEILSILPGVPYR from the coding sequence ATGCCCAACCAACCGATTAGCGGCAATGACCTGGCGCGCTTTGCCGGACCCGGCACATTCATGCGTTTGCCACAGGTGGGCAGCGCGGCGGGGCTTGACGTGGCTATTGTCGGCATCCCAATGGACCACGGCACCTCGTGGCGGTCAGGGACGCGGTTCGGACCGAAGGAAGTACGTTCTGAAAGTGCGATGATCCGCCCCTATCACATTCAAACCGGCGCTGCACCGTTTGACGCCCTGCAATGCGCCGACGTGGGCGATGTGCCGATCAATACATTCAACCTGGCCGAAAGTATCCGCATTATTACAGCGTTCTATGACAATCTTCTTACCCATGACGTGAAACCTGTCGGCATCGGCGGCGACCACACGATTACCCTGCCGATCCTGCGATCCATCGCCAAGAAGCATGGGCCGGTGGCGCTGGTCCATGTCGATGCCCATGCCGATGTGAATGACGAGATGTTCGGCGAAAAGGAAACCCACGGCACCGTCTTTCGCCGCGCTTACGAAGAAAATCTGATCAGCGCCGAACATGTCTGGCAAATCGGCCTTCGCGGCACCGGCTATACGGCGGAGGATTTTACCGAGGCGCAGGGCTGGGGCTTCAACTGCGTCCTCGCGCCCGAAATCTGGCACAAATCCCTGACCCCGCTGGCCGAGAAGGTTCGCACCGCCATCGGCCCCGAGCGCCCGGTTTACCTGACCTACGACATCGACAGCCTCGATCCTGCCTATGCCCCTGGCACTGGCACGCCCGAGATTGGCGGGCTGACCACGCCGCAGGCGATGGAGCTGATCCGCGGGCTGCGCGGCCTCAACATCGTCGGGGCCGACCTTGTCGAAGTCTCACCCCCCTATGACACCACCGGCAACACCGCCCTGACCGGGGCAAACCTGCTGTTCGAGATTCTGAGTATCCTGCCCGGCGTACCCTATCGCTGA